The following nucleotide sequence is from Triticum aestivum cultivar Chinese Spring unplaced genomic scaffold, IWGSC CS RefSeq v2.1 scaffold14734, whole genome shotgun sequence.
AGAGCTTGAACTCCACGCCATAGACCTCTCGCGAAAGTACGGCTTCTTCCACCCGTAACCTTGCTTCAAGGGTGATGGTATCGACGGCGGCGTTAAGGCAGCTTGTCTTCTTGTCGGCAGTTAGCCTCTTGCAGTACCTGGAGTTTCCTAGGTTCTGGAGACCGATGTAGTCGGGCAACATGACCACCCTGAAGAGCGTGTCACGGTCTCTGCTACTGGTGTCGGCCGAGTCAGCCCAGATCCAGTTGGGGCTGAGCCTCCAAAACCTATTGAAGTGGTTAGATTTTATGCGCACGTTCCCATTAGCATAGTTGGGGAAAATAGTGTTGACCACAGTTGAATCTGCAATATCAGATGATGAGAATTCCAGGTAATTGCGTTTCTGGATGATCCTTGCCCGGAGGTACATGTCATTGTCGCCTTTAAAAGCAACATATTTAGGTAGTACCAATTGCTTCGACAGATCAATGGCGGAGAAGTCATGAAGAGATTTAACTTGATCAACTGCTTTTTCATGCCCTCCGGTTCCCAGAAACAGGTAGGCTTCTTCAGTTGTCCCCTTTTCCTTGGTCATATCAGATTCAGAGCTTGTTGTCTGCTGAGGACGGAAGAATCTGCATGCATGCGTTTCCAGCCTATTAGAATGAGGACTACTAAGCAGCTATCGGT
It contains:
- the LOC123178265 gene encoding uncharacterized protein, with the protein product MFPVTGSPKSVAFRSKHTRKYLGSVQAGSEESAGGGKFFEELSHGADDVDVLASPYTRFYLEPSKEHDGLLHVRCCHNNKYWVAKHVGEGSGHWIIGIVNEPEDDLSKPSCTLFEPIPLADTDNNLSIRFFRPQQTTSSESDMTKEKGTTEEAYLFLGTGGHEKAVDQVKSLHDFSAIDLSKQLVLPKYVAFKGDNDMYLRARIIQKRNYLEFSSSDIADSTVVNTIFPNYANGNVRIKSNHFNRFWRLSPNWIWADSADTSSRDRDTLFRVVMLPDYIGLQNLGNSRYCKRLTADKKTSCLNAAVDTITLEARLRVEEAVLSREVYGVEFK